CAGGTATTAAGTTCAATCTATATTCACCTTTTTGTAGCTGTCTTTTTCATCAATTGGATTTAACAGGTTGAGAATTGTCATCTGATGATTTTTGCCATCTAGATCCTTCACCAACACAGAAAATGACCTGCAATAGAAACAATGTGCGATTTCAATTTTATGGTTAGTGGCACAGTATGATAAACACAAAGTGGCTATTTTATGCTGATTATAAGCTTACCTTTCTGTAAAGCTGACCTCCACATTTTCTGCTGGAATTTTTTGCACACCTTTTAAATTGAGGTAAATTTTAACAAATTTCTCTGACTGGTCCCACGCTGCAAAGAAGATGCAAAAAAAGTAAATAGAGGCtacccttttttaaaaaaaagctatttAATCTTTTCCCAAAAGTCCTACTGAACACTGGCCCCATACCATAGCTGGTGATCTTGACTGTGTATGTTGCTTTTGAGGCTGCAGATGGGTCAGCCTCTCTCCTGGCCTGTTGCTCCTTCTGTTGTCGTTTGGCTCCAAGCTCCTTTTCCACCTTCTTCTGCTCCTGTTTTAACAGCTCCTGTACTCGTTTCCTTTCTGCCTTCTCTAACAGGGACCCCAGCTCCTGTAAGTCTGCCTCCAACTGGCTGATCtgaaatggagggagaagggaTCACTGATAAGCACATCATCACTGGAGAGGGCATCTTATTAAGATCCAGCTAGTCTACATTTCAGAGATAAAaaagcttatttatttattactgttCTCTGAAAGAAGAAATACATGTTTATATATCTCAACTAAATAAACGATTCTGTGAAAGTCTCGCATGCTTGGTTCCTTCTTCTCTTTAAAGTATTATTTATTCGAAATGATGTCTTTTTGTCAGTGTCTTCCTTATGTGACTATGTCTTAAGTTACAGTCTTATATCAGCCTTGCCGGGCGCTCTCCTAAATAACTATGTAACATAAATGGAAATGGGCGAGCATGTCTCAGCATCACAACTCTATGGACTCTAAAGTCCAATGTAGCCATCACAACATGATTTCAGATCACCACATTCATTGCTACACCAACGATACTAACAGTGTAGCAGCAATGATGCTCATTAGCGCGCTGTTATCTAGATTCTAGAATATTCTGGTTAGCTCCAGTTAAAGCTAACAGCTAAGTAAGCTAGCTAGCCTCTTGCTAGCTAACCATTGACACACTAAATCTGCTATTATCTTTAGCAAACAGTGAGTTTAATAATGTTACACTACATTATAGAAGTAGTAGATGACTACAAAGGTTTACAGTGACTTGCTAAGTGTGTTAGCTAACGTACCATCGCTTTTTCTAAAATTATGTAAG
This sequence is a window from Parambassis ranga chromosome 17, fParRan2.1, whole genome shotgun sequence. Protein-coding genes within it:
- the cacybp gene encoding calcyclin-binding protein; this translates as MDLTEQISQLEADLQELGSLLEKAERKRVQELLKQEQKKVEKELGAKRQQKEQQARREADPSAASKATYTVKITSYAWDQSEKFVKIYLNLKGVQKIPAENVEVSFTERSFSVLVKDLDGKNHQMTILNLLNPIDEKDSYKKIKTDMVLIMCKKQTTKKWECLTTVEKRSKDKDKPAMNENADPSDGLMSMLKKIYDDGDDEMKRTINKAWSESQEKKIRGGGDMMDF